Within the Salvelinus sp. IW2-2015 linkage group LG19, ASM291031v2, whole genome shotgun sequence genome, the region CCTATTTGAGAAACGGAGCCTTCTCCCACTCGAAGAGAAAAACATATGGTAGAGAGGGATCTCTGGCTGCATCCTTCCCAcaatcctcacctcctctccaggCCAGTTCTACTCCAGTTTCTTGGGGTTGTTGACGGCTACGTAGTGATATAGAACCACCAGCAGGAACAGAGACACACCCAACATGTTGGCAAAGATGGCCAGCTGCACGTCAGTCACCATTCTGTCATTGGCGTGTGCGGCTGCAATTTGATTGAACACTCATTCCTAG harbors:
- the ost4 gene encoding dolichyl-diphosphooligosaccharide--protein glycosyltransferase subunit 4, encoding MVTDVQLAIFANMLGVSLFLLVVLYHYVAVNNPKKLE